The Halobellus sp. MBLA0158 genome has a window encoding:
- a CDS encoding oligosaccharyl transferase, archaeosortase A system-associated encodes MSSRSETDDRGGQSVLNIVEDWYQMPALLLVVVVMFAWRMQSYSNFIRNGEVYFSGNDAWYHFREVVYAAKHWPFTIPFDPWTYFPYGTFVGQFGTFYDQVVATAALIVGLGSPSQALIAKMLLVAPAVAGALAAVPVYFLGKRLSGRIAGLFGAIVLMLLPGTFLGRTLVGTADHNAVEPLMMALGVFGLVIALQKAETAMPVWEVVREELLENQEIGTLRQPLKWSLLAGFFVGLYIWTWPPGVILVGIVGVFTLVKIPSDVINDRTPEPTAFVIATSMLVVTVMSVLIFEQFGFSTTIPTLLQPAAALSVAVAAISLSWAARLWESTDLDKSLYPTAVGGSVVAGLVILAVLPFGLLDLIIGNLLRIVGFSAGASARTIGEAQPFISQSTLQRYGVEAAGRITIEYGLTFFTGLIAAVWLHARPLIEEGTQRTYGYIAGSLAIIALIFLAPFILGGIESITGIDEQVAGLLIVSALIIGATFLADYDADKLFLIVWAVFITSMAFTQVRFNYYLAIVVAVFNAYLFGEILNWLDLRKSVSQVVDDIDGYQVLAVVASILLILGPALTIPITVGNVQASPAWQSNENGPGAVTVWDDSLEWMQGNTPEEGNLGGAGNADQMEYYGTYERTDDFQYPDGAYGVMSWWDYGHWITVQGERIPNANPFQEGATTAANFLLAPNETQSQSVLENLGSENEETRYVMVDWQMATPGSKFGAPTVFYDAQENVSRSDFLRTLYRFNDENQGQFAGTTTLRTQRFYNSTMTKLYYYHGSARQPSPVVIDWEPRQVQTGSGEAVTVPSNPQGETFVRTFDNMSAAREYVANDPTSQLGGVGSFPAERVEALEHYRLVHVSNTSARNSILRTTYQGAQVAGVNPQVTVPSNPAWIKTFERVPGATVQGSGAPPNTNVTAQTELRIPNTNATFTYTQRAETNADGEFTMTLPYSTAGYDEYGPENGYTNVSVRATGPYTLSTSPTFQNGSIVSYQSNLTVSEGDVNGDGDGTVSVELERTEQEFTIGGGSGSDSESGDESTSDGSTSDGSTSDTNTQSLRSSAIAADARAA; translated from the coding sequence ATGAGTTCGCGTAGTGAAACTGACGACAGAGGAGGTCAATCCGTCCTCAACATCGTAGAGGACTGGTATCAGATGCCCGCCCTCCTTCTCGTGGTAGTCGTAATGTTCGCCTGGCGGATGCAGTCGTACTCCAACTTCATCCGCAATGGCGAGGTTTACTTCTCCGGCAACGACGCGTGGTATCACTTCCGCGAAGTTGTGTATGCCGCCAAACACTGGCCATTCACGATCCCGTTCGACCCCTGGACGTACTTCCCCTACGGAACGTTCGTCGGTCAGTTCGGGACATTCTACGACCAAGTCGTCGCTACGGCCGCACTAATTGTCGGACTCGGCTCACCTAGCCAAGCGCTCATCGCGAAGATGCTCCTCGTTGCACCCGCAGTAGCAGGAGCACTCGCAGCAGTCCCAGTCTACTTCCTCGGCAAGCGTCTCTCCGGTCGGATCGCCGGTCTCTTCGGCGCGATCGTCCTGATGCTCCTCCCAGGTACGTTCCTCGGCCGAACCCTCGTCGGTACTGCCGACCACAACGCGGTCGAGCCGCTGATGATGGCGCTCGGTGTCTTCGGCTTAGTTATAGCTCTCCAAAAGGCGGAGACGGCGATGCCGGTCTGGGAAGTGGTCCGTGAGGAACTCCTCGAAAACCAGGAAATCGGTACACTCAGACAACCCTTGAAGTGGAGCCTCCTTGCTGGCTTCTTCGTCGGACTCTACATCTGGACGTGGCCGCCGGGCGTCATCCTCGTCGGGATCGTCGGCGTGTTCACTCTTGTCAAAATCCCCAGCGACGTGATCAATGACCGTACACCCGAACCGACAGCGTTCGTCATTGCGACGAGTATGCTCGTCGTAACCGTGATGTCGGTCCTCATCTTCGAACAGTTCGGTTTCAGTACAACGATACCGACCCTCCTTCAGCCCGCCGCCGCGCTAAGCGTCGCAGTAGCCGCCATATCTCTCTCTTGGGCGGCACGCCTCTGGGAGAGCACTGATCTCGACAAGTCACTCTACCCGACGGCAGTTGGCGGCTCCGTCGTCGCTGGTCTCGTCATCCTCGCAGTGCTTCCTTTCGGTCTACTCGATCTCATCATCGGGAATCTCCTCCGCATCGTCGGCTTCTCGGCTGGAGCATCAGCACGGACCATCGGCGAGGCCCAGCCCTTCATTTCCCAGTCCACACTCCAGCGCTACGGCGTCGAAGCCGCCGGTCGAATCACAATCGAATACGGTCTCACCTTCTTCACCGGTCTTATCGCCGCCGTCTGGCTCCACGCTCGCCCGCTCATCGAGGAGGGAACCCAACGAACATACGGCTACATCGCAGGCTCGCTCGCCATCATCGCGCTCATCTTCCTCGCGCCGTTCATCCTCGGCGGCATCGAGAGCATCACCGGCATCGACGAACAGGTCGCCGGTCTCCTCATCGTCTCGGCGCTCATCATCGGCGCGACCTTCTTAGCCGACTACGACGCCGACAAGCTGTTCCTGATCGTCTGGGCGGTGTTCATCACCTCGATGGCGTTCACCCAAGTGCGGTTCAACTACTACCTCGCGATCGTCGTCGCAGTATTCAACGCCTACCTCTTCGGCGAGATCCTCAATTGGCTCGATCTTCGGAAGTCCGTGAGCCAAGTCGTCGACGACATCGACGGCTACCAAGTCCTCGCAGTAGTCGCCTCTATCCTGCTGATTCTCGGTCCAGCGCTCACCATCCCGATCACTGTCGGCAACGTCCAAGCGTCGCCGGCCTGGCAATCGAATGAGAACGGCCCCGGCGCGGTAACCGTCTGGGACGATTCCCTCGAATGGATGCAAGGCAACACTCCCGAAGAGGGGAATCTCGGCGGCGCCGGAAACGCCGACCAGATGGAGTACTACGGGACCTACGAACGAACCGACGACTTCCAGTACCCCGACGGCGCCTACGGCGTGATGTCGTGGTGGGACTACGGCCACTGGATCACCGTCCAAGGCGAACGCATCCCCAACGCGAACCCATTCCAGGAAGGCGCCACGACAGCCGCGAACTTCCTTCTCGCACCCAACGAGACCCAGTCACAGAGCGTCCTCGAAAACCTTGGCTCCGAAAACGAGGAGACCCGGTACGTGATGGTCGACTGGCAGATGGCGACTCCGGGCTCGAAGTTCGGCGCACCGACGGTCTTCTACGACGCCCAAGAGAACGTCTCCCGCTCGGACTTCCTCCGAACGCTCTACCGCTTCAACGACGAAAACCAGGGGCAGTTCGCCGGCACGACCACGCTCCGGACACAGCGCTTCTACAACAGCACGATGACGAAGCTGTACTACTACCACGGGAGCGCGCGCCAGCCCTCGCCGGTCGTGATCGACTGGGAACCACGACAAGTCCAGACCGGAAGCGGTGAAGCGGTCACCGTCCCCTCGAATCCGCAGGGCGAGACGTTCGTCCGGACCTTCGACAATATGAGCGCCGCGCGCGAGTACGTGGCGAACGACCCGACCTCGCAGCTCGGCGGCGTGGGCTCGTTCCCCGCAGAGCGCGTGGAGGCGCTCGAACACTACCGCCTGGTCCACGTGAGCAACACCTCCGCGCGCAATTCGATTCTCCGGACGACCTACCAGGGCGCGCAGGTCGCTGGTGTCAACCCCCAGGTGACGGTTCCGAGTAACCCGGCGTGGATCAAGACCTTCGAGCGGGTGCCCGGCGCGACAGTCCAGGGTAGCGGAGCGCCGCCGAACACCAACGTGACGGCGCAGACCGAGCTCCGGATCCCCAACACGAACGCGACGTTCACCTACACCCAGCGCGCGGAGACGAACGCCGACGGGGAGTTCACGATGACGCTGCCGTACTCGACCGCCGGCTACGACGAGTACGGCCCGGAGAACGGCTACACGAACGTCAGCGTGCGGGCGACGGGCCCGTACACGCTCTCAACGTCGCCGACCTTCCAGAACGGCTCGATCGTATCCTATCAGTCGAACCTCACGGTCTCGGAGGGCGACGTCAACGGTGACGGGGACGGAACCGTGAGCGTCGAACTCGAACGGACGGAACAGGAGTTCACGATCGGCGGTGGTTCCGGCTCCGACTCTGAGTCGGGCGATGAGTCCACATCCGACGGGTCGACGTCGGACGGATCTACTTCCGATACGAACACGCAGTCGCTCCGTTCGTCGGCGATCGCAGCCGACGCACGGGCGGCCTGA
- a CDS encoding antitoxin VapB family protein yields the protein MSKSIRLSEEAYDRLAAHKRDDETFSDVVLRLAGERSLLDLAGILSDEEADALREAVEERRTRRSDDLEEIAERMREV from the coding sequence ATGTCGAAGAGCATCCGCCTCTCCGAGGAGGCGTACGACCGTCTCGCTGCCCACAAGCGGGACGACGAGACCTTCTCGGACGTCGTGCTCCGTCTCGCCGGTGAGCGGTCGCTGCTGGATCTCGCCGGCATCCTGAGCGACGAGGAGGCCGACGCGCTCCGGGAAGCTGTCGAAGAGCGTCGCACACGTCGGAGTGACGACCTCGAAGAGATCGCAGAACGGATGCGGGAGGTCTGA
- a CDS encoding DUF7350 domain-containing protein: protein MRSHTTRRALLGGVATGALLSTAGCLRALGFRRQSAWRDPTLVEDRPDAVYVPTVTEGMRMYGRATAGRFGVALMFSYPHRFWTLSGAERSKTVVEADHDLHLMASLWDTETGQALPLDSGVTIEIRRDGDLVTEELAYPMLSQQMGLHYGSNYALDGEGAYEARVHIGGVSLRRTGAFADAFESAEMATIPFAFDADELSEIALEETENPGARGAVPPMEMDGVPVGRAPAVDALPGRHLGSGRSGDAVFEAFVVDDADDRFGAEPYLYVSARTPHNRIVLPMMGLEATLTRDDETVFEGRLRRTLDPELGYHYGASVPGIRSADTVTITPTIPPQIARHDGYETAFLEMDAVTVTA, encoded by the coding sequence CTGCGATCCCACACGACTCGGCGGGCGCTCCTCGGGGGCGTCGCGACCGGTGCCCTGCTGAGCACCGCGGGCTGTCTGCGAGCGCTGGGATTCCGCCGGCAGTCCGCGTGGCGGGATCCGACGCTCGTCGAGGATCGACCCGACGCGGTCTACGTCCCGACGGTCACCGAGGGAATGCGGATGTACGGGCGAGCGACGGCCGGGCGGTTCGGCGTCGCACTGATGTTCTCGTACCCGCATCGGTTCTGGACGCTCTCCGGAGCCGAGCGCTCGAAGACCGTCGTCGAAGCCGACCACGACCTCCACCTGATGGCCTCGCTGTGGGACACAGAGACCGGGCAGGCCCTCCCGCTGGATTCGGGGGTGACGATCGAGATCCGGCGCGACGGCGACCTCGTCACCGAGGAGCTCGCGTACCCGATGCTCTCCCAGCAGATGGGCCTTCACTACGGTTCGAACTACGCGCTCGACGGCGAGGGCGCCTACGAGGCGCGCGTCCACATCGGTGGCGTGTCGCTACGGCGGACCGGCGCGTTTGCGGATGCTTTCGAATCCGCGGAGATGGCGACGATACCGTTCGCGTTCGACGCCGACGAACTCTCCGAGATCGCGCTCGAAGAGACCGAGAATCCGGGCGCGCGCGGCGCTGTCCCACCGATGGAGATGGACGGCGTCCCCGTCGGCCGCGCGCCGGCCGTCGATGCGCTTCCGGGCCGTCACCTGGGAAGTGGCCGCTCCGGCGACGCCGTCTTCGAGGCGTTCGTCGTCGACGACGCGGACGATCGGTTCGGCGCTGAGCCGTACCTCTACGTCTCCGCGCGCACCCCCCACAATCGCATCGTCCTGCCGATGATGGGGCTGGAGGCGACGCTGACGCGCGACGACGAGACGGTCTTCGAGGGTCGGCTCCGCCGGACGCTGGATCCCGAGTTGGGGTACCACTACGGCGCGTCCGTACCGGGGATTCGCTCCGCTGACACTGTGACGATCACGCCGACGATCCCCCCACAGATCGCTCGCCACGACGGCTACGAGACGGCGTTTCTGGAGATGGACGCTGTTACGGTGACCGCCTGA
- a CDS encoding type II toxin-antitoxin system VapC family toxin codes for MLLDTSFLIDLMNGDEAAVSKAQQLESDLVQQRISSMTLFELYYGIARAIDSEEERETVENVLESKPVQPADTAVMRKAGRLSGELQNDGAPVGDGDVIIGATAAVVGEPVLTRNVDDFERLGVDVEPY; via the coding sequence GTGCTTCTGGACACGTCGTTCCTCATCGACCTGATGAACGGCGACGAGGCGGCGGTCTCGAAGGCGCAGCAGCTCGAATCCGACCTCGTCCAGCAGCGGATTTCGTCGATGACGCTCTTCGAGCTGTATTACGGGATCGCCCGGGCGATTGATTCGGAAGAAGAGCGCGAGACCGTCGAAAACGTCCTCGAATCGAAGCCGGTGCAGCCGGCTGACACGGCTGTGATGCGAAAAGCCGGGCGATTGTCGGGCGAACTGCAGAACGATGGGGCGCCCGTCGGGGACGGCGACGTGATCATCGGCGCGACTGCGGCCGTCGTCGGAGAGCCCGTCCTCACCCGGAACGTCGACGACTTCGAGCGTCTGGGCGTCGACGTCGAACCGTACTGA
- the sucC gene encoding ADP-forming succinate--CoA ligase subunit beta encodes MRLHEYQAKNVFADAGVPVPESRLATTVEEVVEAVSDIGFPAAIKAQVHVGGRGKAGGIKIATDEDEARQYADEILGMDLKGYTVEKVLVEAGVDFENELYVGITMDRGEGEPVAMVSTEGGVDIESVAEETPEAIAREHIDPAFGLHPYQARKVVYDAGIPQDVAGDVASILSTLYDLYESKDASEIEINPVMVTSDREVVAADAVMNIDEDALFRQPDLAEMEDEAASDDLERKANEYGFDYVRLSGNVGIIGNGAGLVMTTLDLVDHYGGTPANFLDIGGGAKAERVANALDMVFADENVDAVVFNIFGGITRGDEVAKGINEALEQFDEIPKKVVVRLAGTNAEEGMEILNTDLVEVEATLEDAVQQAVGNAKEASQ; translated from the coding sequence ATGCGCTTACACGAGTATCAGGCGAAGAACGTCTTCGCCGACGCCGGGGTTCCGGTACCCGAGTCTCGCCTCGCGACGACCGTCGAGGAGGTCGTCGAGGCGGTCTCCGACATCGGCTTCCCGGCGGCGATCAAGGCACAGGTACACGTCGGCGGACGCGGCAAGGCCGGCGGCATCAAGATCGCGACCGACGAGGACGAGGCCCGGCAGTACGCCGACGAGATTCTCGGAATGGACCTCAAGGGTTACACCGTCGAGAAGGTCCTCGTCGAGGCCGGCGTCGACTTCGAGAACGAACTCTACGTGGGGATCACGATGGACCGCGGCGAGGGCGAGCCCGTCGCGATGGTCTCTACTGAGGGTGGCGTCGACATCGAGTCCGTCGCCGAGGAGACCCCCGAGGCCATCGCCCGCGAGCACATCGATCCCGCGTTCGGTCTGCATCCCTACCAGGCCCGCAAGGTCGTCTACGACGCGGGCATCCCCCAGGACGTCGCGGGCGACGTCGCCTCGATCCTCTCGACGCTCTATGACCTCTATGAGTCCAAGGACGCCTCCGAGATCGAGATCAACCCCGTGATGGTCACTTCCGACAGGGAAGTCGTCGCCGCGGACGCCGTGATGAACATCGACGAGGACGCGCTCTTCCGGCAGCCGGACCTCGCGGAGATGGAAGACGAGGCCGCCTCGGACGACCTCGAACGCAAGGCCAACGAGTACGGCTTCGACTACGTCCGGCTCTCGGGCAACGTGGGCATCATCGGCAACGGCGCCGGCCTCGTGATGACGACGCTGGACCTCGTCGACCACTACGGCGGCACGCCGGCGAACTTCCTCGACATCGGCGGCGGCGCGAAGGCCGAGCGCGTCGCGAACGCCCTGGATATGGTCTTCGCCGACGAGAACGTCGACGCGGTCGTCTTCAACATCTTCGGCGGCATCACCCGCGGCGACGAGGTCGCCAAGGGCATCAACGAGGCGCTGGAGCAGTTCGACGAGATCCCGAAGAAGGTCGTCGTCCGCCTCGCCGGCACCAACGCCGAGGAGGGGATGGAGATCCTCAACACCGATCTGGTCGAGGTCGAAGCGACGCTCGAAGACGCGGTCCAGCAAGCGGTCGGTAACGCAAAGGAGGCAAGCCAATGA
- a CDS encoding DUF6498-containing protein, with the protein MRPPFGPPDSAATRLLGGVAVVGANLLPLVGVFAWGWDLSSLLVAYWAEAFSTVLLAAAKALFAERGSPGIPGEIEPLHELREKRGGWRFRSGWPPIYPRNVPFALSILGFWLVTVLPLSVFYWLAADLRFALSPDLALGIAALLVAQASDFAFEYIGGEEYAEVSAQEIVRTPTQLSLVVLSVGLLAGTGADSRAGGLAILALVVIAKTVTSTYRYYTEHVGRPLVRLGEWLPDGPRDSEPPPELDLPDAEVTDCVAVDARSVLLGSVGAVLLGFANRVGLLAVLFLVFAVVAGDPLLVVLALLVILAIASARVLSYFLRYGTVEYQRRGDDLVAYDTALEAPQWIVAVGPRTDFEVRNAIADRLLGTGTLTISDVESVDRDVRLGPVRDVDRAVEKLDLPVRETDRPDRDPAVIAAASVLALCFLAVPAGLFAAPDVSDGLAWGVSLVFAPFFLVPVGALVWAALSRI; encoded by the coding sequence ATGCGCCCTCCGTTCGGTCCGCCCGACTCGGCAGCGACGCGCCTGCTCGGCGGGGTCGCCGTCGTGGGGGCGAACCTCCTGCCGCTGGTCGGGGTGTTCGCCTGGGGCTGGGACCTCTCGTCGCTGCTCGTGGCCTACTGGGCCGAAGCCTTCAGCACCGTCCTCTTGGCCGCGGCGAAGGCGCTGTTCGCCGAGCGCGGCTCGCCCGGCATCCCCGGCGAGATCGAGCCGCTCCACGAGCTCCGCGAGAAGCGCGGCGGCTGGCGGTTTCGGTCCGGATGGCCGCCGATCTACCCTCGGAACGTCCCGTTCGCGCTCTCGATCCTCGGCTTCTGGCTCGTCACGGTCCTGCCGCTGAGCGTATTCTACTGGCTCGCGGCCGACCTGCGGTTCGCGCTCTCGCCGGACTTGGCGCTCGGCATCGCGGCGCTGCTCGTCGCGCAGGCGTCGGACTTCGCGTTCGAGTACATCGGAGGCGAGGAGTACGCCGAGGTCTCGGCCCAGGAGATCGTCCGGACGCCGACCCAGCTGTCGCTCGTCGTGCTCTCTGTGGGACTGCTCGCGGGCACTGGGGCCGACAGTCGGGCGGGTGGCTTGGCGATCCTCGCGCTCGTCGTGATCGCGAAGACGGTCACGTCGACGTACCGATACTACACAGAGCACGTGGGACGGCCGCTCGTCAGGCTGGGCGAGTGGCTCCCCGACGGTCCGCGGGACAGCGAGCCGCCGCCGGAACTCGACCTCCCGGACGCCGAGGTGACAGACTGCGTCGCGGTCGACGCCCGGTCGGTGCTGCTCGGGAGCGTCGGGGCCGTCCTCCTCGGATTCGCGAACCGCGTCGGGCTGCTCGCCGTCCTGTTCCTCGTGTTCGCCGTCGTCGCGGGCGATCCGCTCTTAGTCGTGCTCGCCCTGCTCGTGATCCTCGCGATCGCGTCCGCGCGGGTCCTCAGCTACTTCCTCCGGTACGGCACGGTCGAGTACCAGCGCCGCGGCGACGACCTCGTCGCCTACGACACGGCGCTGGAAGCCCCGCAGTGGATCGTCGCGGTCGGCCCGCGCACGGACTTCGAGGTCCGGAACGCGATCGCCGATCGGCTGCTCGGGACCGGGACGCTCACGATCTCGGACGTCGAGTCAGTCGACCGCGACGTGCGACTCGGTCCCGTGCGGGACGTCGACCGCGCCGTCGAGAAACTGGATCTGCCGGTGCGGGAGACCGATCGGCCCGATCGGGACCCGGCCGTCATCGCTGCCGCCAGCGTTCTGGCGCTCTGCTTTCTGGCGGTTCCGGCCGGGCTGTTCGCCGCGCCCGACGTAAGCGACGGGCTGGCGTGGGGCGTCTCTCTGGTGTTCGCGCCGTTCTTCCTGGTGCCCGTCGGCGCGCTAGTCTGGGCGGCGCTCTCGCGGATCTAG
- a CDS encoding CBS domain-containing protein → MRVSDVCSRNVVTVDVDATLAVAVERMLDADVGSAVVTDDGAPGGIVTKSDVLRASHRTDEPLSCIPVRSAASAPLVTIGPEASARRAAEQLHEHGVHRLVVVDGIDVVGIISTTDLIRNYGGIRSDARERADAEYDWLTREDVR, encoded by the coding sequence ATGCGCGTCAGCGACGTCTGCTCTCGGAACGTTGTCACCGTCGATGTCGACGCCACCCTCGCGGTCGCCGTAGAGCGGATGCTCGACGCCGACGTCGGGAGCGCGGTCGTCACCGACGACGGCGCACCCGGCGGAATCGTCACGAAGAGCGACGTGCTCAGAGCGAGCCATCGGACGGACGAGCCGCTGTCGTGCATCCCCGTCCGGAGCGCAGCGAGCGCGCCGCTGGTCACGATCGGTCCCGAGGCGTCAGCGCGTCGTGCCGCGGAGCAACTCCACGAGCACGGCGTCCACCGGCTCGTCGTCGTCGACGGTATCGATGTCGTCGGGATCATCTCCACGACGGATCTGATCCGGAACTACGGCGGGATCCGCAGCGACGCCCGCGAGCGCGCGGACGCGGAGTACGACTGGCTGACGCGCGAGGACGTACGGTGA
- a CDS encoding NADPH:quinone reductase, whose protein sequence is MRAVRFHEHGGPEVLTVDEVDDPDPEHGQVVVDVEAAGVNPVDTYFREGAYPVPHLPFIGGGDLAGTVAEVGEGVEQFAVGDRVFGTGLGNGMPGSYAEQAAAPADFLAHLPDEVGFDAGAALGTVGATAWQALVHHASAEPTEVVLVHGGSGGVGHVAVQLADTMGAYVHTTASPEYEAELEDLGADTVFDYARDDLEDAVTEAGGADVVVDLHMDQYLQFNADVVNAGGRVVGIGNDTAEGGFSDIGVTKGKEVQYQFMSMFNADDIGAVLAKVADLAAQGEMTPVVHETYGFEDAGEAQRAVLEDSFLGKLVLEP, encoded by the coding sequence ATGCGCGCAGTCAGATTCCACGAGCACGGCGGACCAGAGGTACTGACCGTCGACGAGGTCGACGACCCCGACCCCGAGCACGGCCAGGTCGTCGTCGACGTCGAGGCGGCCGGAGTGAACCCGGTGGACACCTACTTCCGCGAGGGCGCCTATCCGGTGCCGCACCTGCCGTTCATCGGCGGCGGCGACCTCGCCGGCACCGTCGCGGAGGTCGGCGAGGGCGTCGAGCAGTTCGCCGTCGGCGACCGCGTCTTCGGGACCGGGCTCGGCAACGGGATGCCCGGGAGCTACGCCGAACAGGCCGCCGCGCCCGCGGACTTCCTCGCGCACCTCCCCGATGAGGTCGGCTTCGACGCGGGCGCCGCGCTCGGGACCGTCGGCGCGACCGCGTGGCAGGCGCTCGTCCACCACGCGAGCGCCGAGCCGACCGAGGTCGTCCTCGTCCACGGCGGCAGCGGCGGCGTCGGCCACGTCGCGGTCCAGCTCGCGGACACGATGGGCGCGTACGTCCACACGACCGCCTCGCCGGAGTACGAGGCCGAGCTGGAAGACCTCGGCGCCGACACGGTGTTCGACTACGCCCGCGATGACCTCGAAGACGCGGTCACAGAGGCCGGCGGCGCGGACGTCGTCGTCGACCTCCATATGGACCAGTACCTCCAGTTCAACGCGGACGTCGTGAACGCGGGCGGCCGCGTCGTCGGCATCGGCAACGACACCGCCGAGGGCGGCTTCTCCGACATCGGCGTCACGAAGGGCAAGGAGGTCCAGTACCAGTTCATGTCGATGTTCAACGCCGACGACATCGGCGCCGTCCTGGCGAAGGTGGCCGACCTCGCCGCGCAGGGCGAGATGACGCCGGTGGTCCACGAGACCTACGGCTTCGAGGACGCGGGCGAGGCCCAGCGCGCGGTCCTGGAGGACAGTTTCCTCGGGAAGCTCGTGCTGGAGCCGTAA
- the sucD gene encoding succinate--CoA ligase subunit alpha, with protein sequence MSIFVDDDTRVVVQGITGGEGNFHTEQMIEYGTNVVAGAVPGKGGQKVAGVPVYDTVDQAVEAEDADASVIFVPPAFAGDAIFEALDTDLDLAVAITEGIPTQDMAKVNKRLSETDTRLIGPNCPGIITPGEAKLGILPGNIFESGDVGLVSRSGTLTYQVVSNLTERGIGQTTAIGIGGDPIIGTSFVDALEAFEADTETKAVVMCGEIGGEDEEQAAKFIAQNMDTPVAGFIAGRTAPPGKRMGHAGAIVSGSGTGTAESKIDALNDAGVPVGDTPNEVADHIEDFL encoded by the coding sequence ATGAGCATCTTCGTCGACGACGACACCCGCGTCGTGGTACAGGGAATCACCGGTGGGGAGGGCAACTTCCACACCGAGCAGATGATCGAGTACGGCACGAACGTCGTCGCGGGCGCGGTGCCCGGGAAGGGCGGCCAGAAGGTCGCCGGCGTCCCCGTCTACGACACGGTCGATCAGGCCGTCGAGGCCGAGGACGCCGACGCCTCCGTGATCTTCGTCCCACCGGCGTTCGCGGGCGACGCGATCTTCGAGGCGCTCGACACCGACCTCGACCTCGCCGTCGCCATCACCGAGGGCATCCCGACCCAGGATATGGCGAAGGTGAACAAGCGCCTTTCTGAGACTGACACCCGCCTCATCGGCCCGAACTGTCCGGGGATCATCACGCCCGGCGAGGCCAAATTAGGTATTCTCCCCGGCAACATCTTCGAGTCCGGCGACGTCGGCCTGGTCTCGCGGTCGGGCACGCTGACCTACCAGGTCGTCTCGAACCTCACCGAGCGGGGCATCGGCCAGACCACCGCGATCGGCATCGGCGGCGACCCGATCATCGGGACGTCGTTCGTCGACGCCCTCGAAGCGTTCGAGGCCGACACGGAGACGAAAGCGGTCGTGATGTGCGGCGAGATCGGCGGCGAGGACGAAGAGCAGGCCGCGAAGTTCATCGCGCAGAACATGGACACGCCCGTCGCGGGCTTCATCGCCGGCCGCACCGCGCCGCCGGGCAAGCGGATGGGCCACGCGGGCGCCATCGTCTCCGGGTCCGGCACCGGCACGGCGGAATCGAAGATCGACGCGCTCAACGACGCGGGCGTCCCCGTCGGCGACACGCCCAACGAGGTCGCCGACCACATCGAGGACTTCCTGTAA
- a CDS encoding SDR family NAD(P)-dependent oxidoreductase has product MQILVTGGAGFIGSNLAERLLSEGHHVVVLDNLDPYYDLGIKEHNLSACSKASSNRFEFVEGSTTDEELVEDVVATHDIDVIFQEASKAGVRTSVEQPKDYNESNINGIVNVLEAAADQDVKRVVNASSSSVYGVPEYLPYDEDHPNYPKSPYAVTKLAAEHYCNVYDDLRGVPTVNLRYFTVYGPRMRPNMAISNFVSRCLNDEPPIIYGDGEQTRDFTYIDDVVEANLVLLETDAADGETMNIGSNDNISIRELAEYVVDETGADVDIIHDEAKDADARHTHADVSKAEELIDYEPSTDIREGVSRFIDWYEANREWYEPLVRNS; this is encoded by the coding sequence ATGCAGATTCTTGTCACGGGCGGAGCGGGTTTCATCGGCTCGAATCTCGCCGAACGTCTACTCAGCGAAGGCCACCACGTCGTCGTCCTCGACAATCTTGATCCGTACTACGATCTCGGAATCAAGGAACACAACCTCAGCGCCTGTAGTAAGGCGAGCAGCAACCGCTTCGAGTTCGTCGAAGGCTCGACTACGGACGAGGAACTCGTCGAAGACGTCGTCGCGACCCATGACATCGACGTCATCTTCCAGGAGGCGTCAAAAGCAGGTGTACGAACCAGCGTGGAACAGCCGAAGGACTATAATGAGAGTAATATCAACGGCATCGTGAATGTCCTCGAAGCCGCTGCAGATCAGGACGTCAAGCGCGTCGTGAACGCCTCTTCCTCCTCAGTCTATGGCGTCCCTGAGTACCTCCCCTACGACGAGGACCACCCGAACTACCCCAAGAGCCCGTATGCCGTCACGAAGCTCGCAGCCGAACACTACTGCAACGTCTACGACGATCTCCGCGGTGTCCCCACGGTGAACCTCCGGTACTTCACCGTTTACGGACCGCGGATGCGTCCGAATATGGCCATCTCGAACTTCGTCTCTCGCTGTCTCAACGACGAACCGCCGATCATCTACGGCGACGGCGAACAGACCCGGGACTTTACCTACATCGACGACGTCGTTGAGGCGAACCTCGTGCTCCTGGAGACGGACGCCGCGGACGGCGAGACGATGAATATCGGCTCGAATGACAACATCTCCATCAGAGAGCTCGCAGAGTACGTTGTCGACGAGACGGGTGCCGACGTCGACATTATTCACGATGAGGCGAAGGACGCAGACGCCAGGCACACCCACGCGGACGTCTCGAAGGCCGAAGAACTCATCGACTACGAACCGAGTACCGACATCCGCGAGGGCGTCTCGAGGTTCATTGACTGGTACGAGGCGAACCGCGAGTGGTACGAACCGCTCGTGCGTAACTCGTGA